Proteins found in one Chloroflexota bacterium genomic segment:
- a CDS encoding TIM barrel protein, translated as MSIDPSSQFAQFLNINLPNAEPVIFSAAIAQKLRDRVDGVRLHAHTYSFIQNLTHGSFRPADVLEFAYEHELHGINIHVDDGEKHSLAQSTPKQLARFKTYTQELNLTIHLETSSTKKADIDKVVQIARTLDVQNIRVYSRYEGFLSQALTWTVADLRYMARLADQYNLFFDFEQHEEFKSTEIVHMLKRVDHPRIHALFDFTNMINACEQPLTAMKAMAPYIRQVHLKGAKVIKESKGYGQVGVVQGSPEDKMPYARMLFELLLLGEAKPQVISFALEQEVDYYAPAYRHTDEGEDPFIPYKDPSETPFDEKNADKIFLNERRWANNQVHFIKSLLATMRWQATSYLKNER; from the coding sequence ATGAGCATTGATCCATCAAGCCAATTTGCACAGTTTTTGAATATTAATCTACCAAATGCTGAACCGGTTATTTTTAGTGCAGCAATTGCCCAAAAATTACGTGATCGTGTTGATGGTGTTCGGCTGCACGCGCATACGTATTCCTTTATCCAGAATCTGACTCACGGATCATTCAGGCCAGCAGATGTCCTTGAATTCGCATACGAGCACGAATTGCATGGCATCAATATCCATGTGGACGACGGGGAAAAACACAGTCTTGCTCAAAGTACACCAAAACAATTAGCCCGGTTTAAAACTTATACCCAAGAACTCAATCTAACCATTCATTTGGAAACGAGCAGCACCAAAAAGGCCGACATCGATAAAGTCGTTCAAATCGCCAGAACACTGGATGTTCAAAACATTCGTGTCTATTCGCGCTACGAGGGCTTTTTATCCCAGGCCTTGACATGGACGGTTGCTGATTTGCGCTATATGGCAAGGCTGGCAGATCAGTACAATTTGTTCTTTGATTTCGAGCAACATGAAGAATTTAAATCAACTGAAATCGTACATATGCTAAAAAGAGTCGATCACCCTCGCATCCACGCCTTGTTCGACTTCACGAATATGATCAACGCTTGTGAACAGCCCCTGACTGCCATGAAAGCAATGGCACCCTATATACGCCAGGTGCATCTTAAGGGTGCCAAAGTAATCAAAGAAAGCAAAGGTTACGGACAAGTGGGGGTTGTGCAGGGTTCACCTGAAGATAAAATGCCCTATGCGCGTATGTTGTTTGAGTTGTTGCTGTTGGGGGAGGCAAAACCACAAGTCATTAGTTTTGCGCTAGAGCAAGAGGTAGATTACTACGCCCCAGCTTATCGCCACACGGATGAAGGCGAAGATCCATTTATCCCGTATAAAGACCCCAGCGAAACACCTTTCGATGAAAAAAATGCGGATAAAATTTTTCTAAACGAAAGACGCTGGGCGAACAATCAAGTACATTTTATCAAGAGCTTGCTTGCAACGATGCGCTGGCAAGCAACTTCGTATTTAAAAAACGAAAGGTAA
- a CDS encoding ABC transporter permease — protein MTTSNLPSTALQTPISQTESEEALRYYSATQLQLILWRFRKHHIAKLGAFILITLALVGLFAEFFAPYTGTTRISGAVLVSPQMPRFCNDDGCTLRPFLPGVTSERNPETLRMEVKIDPTIRREIKFFIQGEPYKLLGFIEMQTHLFGVDEGSVHLFGTDSLGRDIFTRILLATRTSLSIGILGVLISFVLALIIGGMAGYFGGWLDYVIQRLTEIVRVVPVIPLYMGLAAAFPTEWSSTQVYFAMTLILAVVGWPTLARRIRGKLLSLRGEDYVVAASLAGARPSRIIARHLLPAFMSYIIVDLVISFPYMLLSETALSFVGLGLRPPTISWGVLLQDAQTVRAIEQAPWLFIPAAFVVIAVLSFTVLGDGLRDAADPYQISG, from the coding sequence ATGACTACCTCCAATTTACCCTCGACAGCACTACAGACGCCCATTAGCCAAACAGAATCAGAAGAGGCACTGCGTTATTATTCAGCCACCCAATTGCAGTTAATTTTGTGGCGTTTTCGCAAACATCATATTGCCAAACTTGGGGCCTTTATTCTGATCACACTGGCATTAGTCGGGCTTTTTGCCGAATTTTTTGCACCATACACTGGCACAACCCGCATTAGCGGAGCTGTGTTGGTCAGCCCGCAAATGCCCCGCTTTTGCAATGACGATGGCTGTACCTTGCGCCCTTTTCTGCCCGGCGTCACATCAGAACGCAACCCGGAAACCTTAAGGATGGAAGTCAAAATCGATCCAACCATTCGCCGGGAAATCAAATTCTTTATTCAAGGCGAACCCTATAAATTATTGGGTTTTATCGAAATGCAGACCCATCTATTTGGAGTTGACGAAGGCTCAGTTCATCTCTTTGGTACCGACAGTCTCGGGCGAGACATTTTCACTCGTATCTTGCTTGCCACTCGCACCTCGTTATCAATTGGCATTTTAGGCGTATTGATCTCTTTCGTACTGGCTTTGATCATTGGTGGGATGGCTGGCTACTTTGGCGGCTGGCTCGACTATGTTATCCAGCGATTAACTGAAATTGTGCGTGTCGTCCCGGTGATACCGCTATACATGGGTCTGGCGGCTGCCTTTCCTACCGAATGGTCATCGACCCAGGTTTATTTTGCGATGACTCTGATTTTGGCGGTTGTTGGTTGGCCGACCTTGGCCCGCCGCATTCGAGGTAAATTGCTAAGCTTGCGTGGCGAGGATTATGTCGTGGCCGCCAGTTTGGCTGGAGCCAGGCCCAGCCGCATTATTGCCCGACATTTATTGCCAGCCTTCATGAGTTATATCATTGTTGATCTGGTTATTTCGTTCCCGTATATGCTCTTGAGTGAAACTGCGCTCAGCTTCGTTGGGCTGGGCCTGCGCCCCCCTACAATTAGTTGGGGCGTCCTTTTACAAGACGCGCAGACGGTTCGCGCCATCGAACAAGCTCCCTGGCTGTTCATCCCAGCTGCTTTTGTGGTGATTGCCGTACTATCCTTTACTGTGCTGGGCGATGGCTTGCGAGATGCCGCAGATCCATACCAGATAAGCGGATAA
- a CDS encoding 2-aminoethylphosphonate--pyruvate transaminase has translation MEINPTISGWKDKILFTPGPLITSRTVKQAMLRDLGSRDYTFIELVKDIRNRLLEIGQVRKGDYEAILMQGSGTFALEAVVSSTVPPGGKLLVIVNGAYGRRIALIAQVLKIDVATLVYPENRTPDLAEIEATLAADDSITNVAVIHCETTTGIINPIKEIGAIVKQFGKSYFVDAMSSFGAVPFSLSECEIDFMVSSANKCIEGVPGFAIILAKQESLLATESYARSLSLNLLAQWQGLDTNGQFRFTPPTHALLAFHQALLELGDEGGAEGRGRRYQANYETLVTGTRALGLREYLQPEDQGYIITSFHYPPHPKFDFEAFYRRLNDKQQVIYPGKVSEVACFRIGSIGRIFPADVSTLLAAMRETFEEMGVTLT, from the coding sequence ATGGAGATAAATCCCACAATTTCTGGTTGGAAGGACAAAATTCTGTTCACCCCCGGCCCGCTGATTACCAGCCGAACCGTCAAACAAGCCATGTTACGCGATCTCGGTTCGCGCGATTATACGTTCATAGAATTGGTGAAAGATATTCGCAATCGATTGTTGGAGATAGGCCAGGTGCGCAAGGGCGATTATGAGGCCATCCTTATGCAGGGCAGCGGCACCTTTGCCCTTGAAGCGGTGGTTTCCTCCACAGTACCTCCGGGTGGAAAGTTACTGGTGATCGTCAACGGGGCTTACGGACGGCGCATCGCGTTGATCGCCCAGGTGCTCAAGATTGATGTGGCAACATTGGTGTATCCAGAGAATCGCACGCCCGATTTAGCAGAGATCGAAGCCACGCTGGCCGCGGACGACTCAATTACCAATGTGGCCGTGATCCACTGTGAAACCACAACCGGCATCATCAACCCCATTAAAGAAATCGGCGCGATTGTCAAACAATTTGGCAAAAGCTACTTCGTAGATGCCATGAGCAGTTTTGGAGCGGTTCCTTTTAGTTTATCCGAATGCGAAATTGATTTTATGGTTTCATCGGCTAATAAATGTATCGAGGGCGTGCCGGGCTTTGCCATCATCCTGGCCAAGCAAGAGTCTCTTCTGGCAACCGAAAGCTATGCACGCAGCCTGAGTTTGAATTTGCTGGCGCAATGGCAGGGGCTGGATACTAACGGCCAATTCCGCTTTACGCCGCCAACCCACGCGCTACTCGCCTTTCATCAGGCGCTGCTGGAATTGGGGGATGAGGGCGGCGCCGAGGGACGCGGACGCCGGTATCAAGCCAATTACGAGACACTGGTCACTGGCACGCGCGCCCTCGGGCTGCGCGAATATTTGCAACCCGAAGATCAAGGCTATATCATCACATCTTTTCACTACCCGCCTCATCCAAAATTCGATTTCGAAGCGTTTTATCGCCGCCTGAATGACAAGCAACAAGTAATCTACCCTGGAAAGGTCAGCGAAGTTGCCTGTTTTCGGATTGGCAGTATTGGGCGAATTTTCCCTGCCGATGTGAGCACCTTGCTCGCTGCCATGCGCGAGACCTTTGAAGAAATGGGCGTTACGCTAACGTAA
- a CDS encoding aspartate aminotransferase family protein: MGSFKNKSEGDINISPHRDAWQAANLDEKTRALLDEDARYFLHQSLSTPCLNALQACDGIYIEDLQGRRYMDFHGNNVHQVGFSNPDVIAAIKTQLDELSFCTRRYTNRVAVDLAKKLAEIAPGDLNKVLLATGGASAVGIAIKLARLATGRHKTISMWDSFHGASLDAISVGGEAVFRQGIGPLLPGTEHVPPSDEYRCLWDCHQRGGCDLKCARYVEYVLEKEGDIAAVIAEPVRSTPYIPRPEYWQTIREACDRHGALLIFDEIPHALGRTGTMFTCENFGVVPDILVIGKGLGGGILPLAAIITRTELDVAADRALGHYTHEKNPVACAAALATIATIETHKLAENARQVGGYALERMKAMMVNHPLIGDVRGLGLLMGIELVRDRDTRERATDEAEAVMYNALSKGLSFKITMGNILTLTPPLTITRTEMAQAMDILEQSLIEVQRTA; the protein is encoded by the coding sequence ATGGGTTCATTCAAAAATAAATCGGAAGGCGATATCAATATCTCACCCCACCGAGATGCGTGGCAGGCAGCCAATCTTGACGAAAAAACACGCGCTCTGTTGGATGAGGATGCGCGTTACTTCTTGCACCAATCACTCTCGACACCCTGCCTGAATGCGTTGCAGGCCTGTGATGGTATCTATATCGAAGATTTGCAGGGGCGACGGTATATGGATTTTCATGGCAACAACGTGCATCAGGTTGGCTTCAGCAACCCGGATGTGATCGCGGCCATAAAAACCCAGCTCGATGAACTATCTTTCTGTACCCGGCGTTATACCAACCGCGTTGCCGTTGACCTGGCGAAAAAGTTGGCAGAAATTGCGCCCGGAGACTTGAACAAGGTTTTACTCGCAACTGGTGGGGCCAGCGCAGTTGGCATTGCCATCAAACTGGCGCGCTTAGCCACCGGGCGGCACAAGACCATTTCGATGTGGGATTCATTCCACGGCGCTTCACTGGATGCCATCTCCGTTGGGGGCGAGGCTGTCTTCCGGCAGGGGATCGGCCCGCTGCTGCCCGGAACCGAGCATGTGCCGCCTTCAGATGAGTATCGCTGTTTGTGGGATTGCCACCAACGGGGCGGCTGCGATTTGAAGTGTGCCCGCTATGTTGAGTATGTGCTGGAAAAAGAGGGCGACATCGCCGCAGTGATCGCCGAGCCGGTGCGCAGTACCCCATATATTCCCCGGCCCGAATACTGGCAGACCATCCGGGAGGCTTGCGACCGGCATGGCGCACTGTTGATCTTCGATGAAATCCCCCACGCATTGGGACGCACCGGAACGATGTTCACCTGCGAGAACTTTGGGGTGGTACCCGATATCTTGGTGATTGGCAAAGGGCTTGGGGGTGGAATCCTCCCACTGGCTGCAATCATCACCCGCACAGAGTTGGACGTGGCTGCTGACCGCGCCCTGGGCCACTATACGCACGAGAAAAATCCGGTTGCATGTGCGGCTGCCCTGGCAACCATTGCAACCATCGAAACGCACAAACTTGCCGAAAATGCCCGCCAGGTGGGCGGCTACGCTCTGGAGCGCATGAAAGCGATGATGGTGAATCATCCATTGATTGGCGATGTGCGCGGGTTGGGTTTGCTGATGGGCATCGAGCTTGTTCGAGACCGGGATACCCGCGAGCGTGCCACAGACGAAGCGGAAGCCGTCATGTACAACGCTCTGAGCAAGGGTCTCAGTTTCAAGATCACCATGGGCAATATATTGACGCTGACGCCGCCACTGACAATCACGCGCACGGAAATGGCGCAAGCCATGGATATTCTTGAGCAGAGTTTAATTGAAGTTCAACGGACAGCGTAA
- a CDS encoding ATP-binding cassette domain-containing protein — MSDILLQIEGLKVHFPIRSTRILGGVTKYVKAVDGVSFHIEKGETLGLVGESGSGKTTVGRAILRAIDLTEGHISFSINDQMLDLAQLTDKEMRAHRQHMQLIFQDPYSSLNPRMTVRDIIAEPLVAQQLATGKEVDERVRSAAAHCKLNVEYLRRFPHAFSGGQRQRIGIARALVSKPQFIVCDESVSALDVSIQAEILNLLMDLQSEFGFTYLFIAHDLSVVAHISKRVAVMYLGQFVELAPTEKLFHAPKHPYTEALLSAIPEVNPDMEMTPVQLEGEIPSPINPPSGCRFHTRCPYVQDMCKTEMPAWGEIEKGHFVACHFADTLTLKGVKMPVSVVAAN; from the coding sequence ATGTCTGATATCTTACTTCAAATCGAGGGCCTTAAAGTACACTTTCCCATCCGTAGTACGCGTATCTTGGGTGGGGTTACAAAATATGTGAAAGCCGTTGATGGCGTTAGTTTTCATATCGAGAAAGGCGAAACACTGGGTCTGGTTGGCGAAAGCGGTTCTGGAAAAACCACCGTCGGCCGCGCGATCCTGCGAGCAATTGATCTGACAGAAGGACATATTTCTTTTAGTATCAACGATCAAATGCTGGATTTAGCCCAACTCACAGATAAAGAAATGCGGGCACACCGCCAGCATATGCAATTGATCTTCCAGGACCCTTATTCTTCATTGAATCCACGTATGACGGTGAGGGATATTATTGCCGAACCCTTGGTCGCACAGCAACTGGCCACAGGCAAAGAAGTCGATGAACGCGTGCGCTCTGCAGCCGCGCATTGCAAACTCAACGTGGAGTATTTGCGCCGTTTTCCCCATGCATTCAGCGGTGGGCAACGGCAGCGCATCGGCATTGCCCGCGCACTTGTCTCCAAACCTCAATTTATTGTTTGCGACGAGTCGGTTTCCGCGCTCGATGTATCCATTCAGGCAGAAATTCTTAATTTGCTCATGGATCTGCAGTCGGAATTCGGGTTTACCTATCTGTTCATTGCTCACGATTTAAGCGTGGTAGCACATATCTCGAAGCGGGTTGCTGTGATGTATCTGGGACAATTTGTTGAATTGGCTCCCACGGAAAAGCTTTTCCATGCGCCAAAGCACCCTTATACCGAAGCCTTATTATCAGCGATTCCTGAAGTAAATCCGGATATGGAAATGACCCCTGTCCAACTAGAAGGCGAAATTCCCAGCCCAATTAATCCACCTTCTGGCTGCCGTTTCCATACCCGCTGCCCATATGTGCAGGATATGTGTAAAACAGAAATGCCAGCGTGGGGGGAAATCGAAAAAGGACATTTTGTAGCATGCCATTTTGCTGATACGTTGACATTGAAAGGTGTAAAAATGCCAGTTTCTGTTGTAGCAGCAAATTGA
- a CDS encoding YitT family protein translates to MKEKLKGKIAGADWKNIIKNYLTITIGAFLLIISIDVFFAPSNISPGGGVTGSALIINKFTGWPIGLLMLILNIPMLVLGFYRLGRFNFLVRTLYTVLIYNLGVDFFAGILPAGITDDLLLNALYGGVLGGIGTGLIFRGRSTTAGLGVVSRVLQLKTGIPISQIYILTDGAVLLIFGQVFGWDRALYSLLALFIFGLATDYALEGPSMIRTVFVVTNSAEAVSQGLLSRLGVGVTAWSAQGMFTNSERAILFCTIVRSDAATLQAVVSGIDPQAFIVIGQGHQASGGVLRQTPHEQQHTLTPPDDIQPS, encoded by the coding sequence ATGAAAGAAAAACTAAAAGGCAAAATCGCAGGTGCAGATTGGAAAAACATCATCAAAAACTACCTGACGATAACCATCGGCGCATTCTTGTTGATCATCAGTATTGATGTTTTCTTCGCGCCATCGAATATTTCGCCAGGAGGCGGGGTAACGGGCTCGGCGCTGATCATCAATAAATTTACGGGGTGGCCGATCGGCCTGCTCATGCTGATACTGAATATCCCCATGCTTGTTCTGGGCTTCTATCGTTTAGGGCGTTTCAACTTTCTTGTCCGCACACTTTATACGGTATTGATCTACAATCTGGGTGTCGATTTTTTTGCCGGTATTCTTCCCGCAGGTATCACGGATGATTTACTACTCAATGCCTTGTATGGAGGTGTGCTGGGCGGAATTGGTACGGGGCTGATCTTTCGCGGACGCAGCACAACGGCTGGGCTGGGCGTTGTATCACGCGTGTTACAGTTGAAAACAGGTATTCCTATCAGCCAGATTTATATTCTGACAGACGGCGCGGTTTTGCTGATTTTTGGGCAGGTCTTTGGCTGGGATAGAGCGCTTTACTCATTGTTGGCGCTATTTATCTTTGGCCTGGCGACAGATTATGCTTTAGAAGGTCCCAGTATGATCCGTACCGTATTTGTTGTGACAAATTCGGCTGAGGCTGTTTCTCAGGGGTTGCTCAGCCGCCTCGGTGTGGGTGTGACGGCTTGGTCTGCCCAGGGGATGTTCACCAATTCTGAACGCGCAATCTTGTTCTGCACGATTGTCCGCTCTGATGCTGCCACCCTGCAAGCTGTTGTCTCGGGTATTGATCCTCAGGCCTTTATTGTCATCGGGCAAGGGCATCAAGCCAGCGGCGGCGTGCTGCGGCAAACCCCCCATGAGCAACAGCATACGCTAACGCCGCCGGATGATATCCAACCTTCGTGA
- a CDS encoding phosphonoacetaldehyde hydrolase, translating to MDFTFKRIYKGQVKMVVLDWAGTTMDYGCYAPAVVFIEVFKNKGVEITMEQARRPMGLHKREHIRAISKQTEVAAMWQTVHGRPVTDDDVEAMFADFQPLQMACLADYADLIPGALDAVAALREKEILIGSTTGYFSEAMELLKSEAAARGYVPDNSVCATDVPAGRPEPWMVLKNMFDLGIYPPEAVVKVDDTKPGISEGLNAGTWTIGLAKTGNEVGLNLEEVNALTPEVLKPLVVKARLELAKMGAHYVVDSIVEVPAVVEDINLRLARGERP from the coding sequence ATGGATTTCACGTTCAAACGCATTTATAAAGGCCAGGTCAAAATGGTCGTTCTCGATTGGGCTGGCACAACCATGGATTATGGCTGCTATGCCCCCGCGGTGGTTTTCATCGAGGTCTTTAAAAACAAAGGGGTAGAGATCACGATGGAGCAAGCGCGCCGCCCGATGGGTCTGCACAAACGCGAACATATTCGAGCTATCAGTAAACAAACTGAGGTGGCCGCGATGTGGCAAACTGTGCATGGCAGGCCGGTTACGGATGATGATGTTGAAGCCATGTTCGCCGATTTCCAGCCGCTTCAAATGGCATGTCTGGCGGATTATGCTGACCTGATTCCTGGCGCGCTCGATGCTGTTGCCGCGCTACGCGAAAAAGAGATTTTGATTGGCTCCACGACAGGCTATTTTTCTGAGGCGATGGAATTGCTCAAAAGCGAAGCTGCTGCCCGCGGCTATGTCCCAGACAATAGCGTTTGTGCAACCGATGTTCCAGCTGGCCGCCCCGAACCGTGGATGGTGCTGAAGAATATGTTTGATTTGGGCATTTACCCGCCCGAAGCCGTGGTGAAAGTGGATGATACTAAACCCGGTATCTCCGAGGGCCTCAACGCTGGCACCTGGACAATTGGTCTGGCAAAAACGGGTAACGAGGTTGGTTTGAATCTTGAAGAAGTGAATGCCTTAACCCCCGAAGTTTTGAAACCCTTGGTTGTAAAAGCGCGCCTGGAATTGGCGAAGATGGGCGCCCATTATGTAGTCGATTCAATCGTCGAGGTTCCCGCGGTGGTTGAAGATATCAATCTGCGCCTGGCGCGCGGCGAACGTCCGTAA
- a CDS encoding ABC transporter permease, with protein MVVTMFFVSIMVFIIMELPPGDYADRWAFRKFSGTGTQITEADIDNIRAEFGLDRPAPERYLNWIGGIILHGDFGEAFSFQTSVNNVIGQKIGLTMAILFSTLVVTYLISIPVGMYAAIRRNSIEDYALTVFSYLGFALPNFLLALVLLYISITVFDSSVGGLFSPEYADAPWSVEKALDLFSHLIIPAIVLAWSATAFQLQTVRATMLDEINNLSVTAARARGVPEWKLLLKYPARLAINPVVSTVSFDANRIFSELPIVALVLGLPELGELLLKSYLDLDMFVAGAILLVLTFMIVFMNFLSDIALAILDPRVKLIEG; from the coding sequence ATGGTTGTAACAATGTTCTTCGTGTCAATTATGGTATTTATTATCATGGAACTCCCTCCTGGCGATTATGCTGATCGATGGGCGTTCCGTAAATTTTCGGGAACAGGCACCCAGATTACTGAAGCAGATATCGACAATATTCGGGCGGAATTTGGTCTTGATCGACCAGCCCCGGAGCGCTATCTCAACTGGATTGGCGGTATTATCCTTCACGGCGATTTTGGTGAGGCCTTTTCTTTTCAAACATCGGTCAACAACGTTATCGGGCAAAAAATCGGGTTGACCATGGCAATTCTTTTCTCTACTCTGGTTGTAACCTATCTAATTTCGATACCGGTTGGCATGTACGCCGCCATCAGACGCAACTCCATAGAAGACTACGCTTTGACCGTGTTTAGCTATCTAGGCTTTGCCCTGCCTAATTTTTTGCTGGCTCTGGTATTGTTGTATATTTCTATTACTGTTTTCGATTCTTCGGTTGGAGGGCTTTTTTCGCCTGAGTATGCTGATGCCCCCTGGAGTGTAGAGAAAGCATTGGATCTATTCAGCCACCTTATCATTCCAGCCATCGTTTTGGCCTGGTCAGCAACTGCCTTTCAACTACAAACAGTACGGGCCACCATGCTTGATGAGATTAACAACCTGTCTGTGACGGCGGCTCGTGCCCGCGGCGTCCCTGAATGGAAATTACTGCTCAAATATCCGGCCCGATTGGCAATCAACCCCGTTGTCAGCACCGTGAGCTTTGATGCTAACCGCATTTTCTCCGAGCTACCCATTGTGGCCCTGGTCTTGGGCTTGCCGGAACTGGGAGAATTATTGCTGAAATCATATCTCGACTTAGATATGTTTGTGGCCGGGGCCATTCTGCTCGTCCTGACCTTTATGATTGTCTTTATGAATTTTCTTTCAGATATTGCCCTCGCGATCTTAGACCCGCGCGTTAAGCTAATAGAAGGTTAA
- a CDS encoding ABC transporter ATP-binding protein — protein sequence MLEVKDLKISFKTDEGIVTAVDGVNFSVKRGQTLGIVGESGSGKSVSTWSIMRLLPKNSIIQKNSSIQFRRKDDEVVEITNLRPTSRELRELRGGEVALIFQEPMSSFSPVYTIGNQIMEAILQHRDVSKDEAQEIAIDMLDRVGISNPRQRFRQYPFELSGGMRQRAMIAVALSMNPSLLIADEPTTSLDVTIQAQILKLMRDLQQDLGMSIIFITHNLGVIAQVADEVEVMYLGKILERGTAKEIIHQPQHPYTQALLRAIPQLDHLGERLTAISGDIPSPLARPAGCPFHTRCEKIIPGTCDAEMPSPTQLSDTHIVYCFLHEDRDV from the coding sequence CTGCTAGAAGTCAAAGATCTTAAAATTTCTTTCAAGACAGATGAAGGAATCGTCACCGCAGTAGACGGCGTCAATTTTTCCGTGAAGCGGGGTCAAACACTGGGTATCGTGGGCGAAAGCGGGTCGGGCAAGAGCGTCAGCACATGGTCTATTATGCGACTTTTACCCAAAAATTCAATCATCCAAAAAAACTCATCCATTCAATTCCGCCGCAAGGATGATGAAGTTGTAGAAATAACCAATCTCAGACCAACCAGCCGTGAGCTTCGTGAGCTTCGCGGCGGTGAAGTCGCATTGATATTCCAGGAACCTATGAGTTCTTTTTCGCCGGTCTACACGATTGGCAATCAAATTATGGAAGCGATTTTGCAGCATCGTGATGTTAGCAAAGATGAAGCCCAGGAGATCGCCATTGATATGCTGGATCGTGTGGGCATCTCCAACCCCCGGCAGCGTTTCAGACAGTATCCATTTGAACTCTCGGGCGGCATGCGCCAACGTGCCATGATTGCCGTAGCGCTGTCGATGAACCCATCGCTACTGATCGCTGACGAACCAACCACATCATTGGATGTCACGATTCAGGCGCAAATTCTAAAACTGATGCGGGACTTGCAGCAAGACCTTGGGATGTCTATTATCTTTATCACGCATAATCTGGGTGTCATTGCTCAGGTGGCCGATGAGGTGGAGGTGATGTACCTGGGGAAAATTCTGGAGCGAGGCACTGCAAAAGAAATTATTCACCAGCCGCAGCACCCTTATACGCAAGCCTTATTAAGAGCCATCCCCCAATTGGATCATCTCGGGGAGCGCCTAACAGCCATCAGCGGCGATATCCCTAGTCCCTTGGCACGTCCAGCAGGCTGCCCTTTTCACACGCGCTGTGAAAAAATAATACCTGGCACCTGTGATGCCGAAATGCCGAGCCCTACCCAACTCAGTGATACTCATATCGTATATTGCTTTTTGCACGAGGATAGAGATGTCTGA
- a CDS encoding universal stress protein: MSKNILIPLTKSNISHKILGEVEKFIQTEDNKLILYYVTKPPKGMGFAAPDYRSDYALESDGEPLGPKTFPVFSSQEEDSLRAEIEVDLLPIMNQLKQHGYSVAIQVCFLDDVVGEIVRIVKRDKIDLIAMSTQARVGMLRFFFADIAEKVMQQVNIPVLLIHPRE; encoded by the coding sequence ATGTCGAAGAATATTTTAATTCCCCTAACAAAATCAAATATCAGTCATAAAATATTGGGTGAGGTCGAAAAATTCATCCAGACTGAAGACAATAAGCTCATCCTGTATTATGTGACCAAACCACCCAAAGGGATGGGGTTTGCCGCCCCGGACTACCGCTCCGATTATGCACTCGAATCGGACGGGGAGCCATTAGGCCCCAAAACCTTTCCCGTTTTCTCCAGCCAGGAAGAAGACAGCCTGCGGGCTGAGATAGAAGTAGACCTGCTGCCAATTATGAATCAACTGAAGCAACACGGGTACAGTGTCGCCATTCAAGTATGCTTTTTGGATGACGTTGTCGGTGAAATTGTACGCATTGTCAAACGTGACAAAATCGACCTGATTGCCATGTCGACACAGGCGCGTGTAGGAATGCTGCGCTTCTTCTTTGCCGATATTGCCGAGAAGGTTATGCAACAGGTTAATATTCCGGTTTTGTTAATTCATCCCAGAGAATAA
- a CDS encoding GntR family transcriptional regulator — translation MGIPIYVQIAENLLEKIATGELAPDQRLPSERELSKTLNVSRMTLRAALRVLDNKGLLIRRPGDGTYIAQPKIERQAGKLVPFTEGMRLRGFQTGAKIITFEQRHAEVSIANQLEIAVSEPVYYIQRLRLIARKPMMLEKFIVPVYRFPNLDAYDLEMRSFYEVAETEYGIRMHQAQQSLEAVSATEFEAELLDVLPGAPLMLESRQASDPERRPVEYGQDLYRGDRFRFITDIAPKEKLLRG, via the coding sequence ATGGGCATTCCAATCTACGTCCAAATTGCAGAGAATTTGCTCGAAAAGATAGCAACGGGAGAACTAGCCCCTGACCAGCGGCTGCCTTCCGAGCGAGAGTTGAGCAAAACACTGAACGTCAGTCGTATGACGCTTCGAGCAGCTTTGCGCGTTCTGGATAATAAAGGCCTGCTGATTCGCCGCCCAGGTGATGGAACATATATCGCACAACCCAAGATTGAGCGACAGGCAGGTAAATTGGTGCCTTTCACCGAAGGTATGCGCCTGCGGGGTTTCCAAACGGGCGCAAAAATAATCACCTTTGAACAACGACATGCTGAAGTATCGATTGCTAATCAATTAGAGATTGCCGTTTCGGAACCCGTTTATTATATCCAACGCTTGCGCCTCATCGCCAGGAAACCGATGATGCTCGAAAAATTCATTGTGCCCGTTTATCGCTTCCCTAATCTCGATGCCTACGATTTGGAAATGCGCTCGTTTTACGAAGTAGCAGAAACCGAATATGGTATCAGAATGCACCAAGCGCAACAAAGCCTGGAAGCAGTTTCAGCCACAGAATTTGAGGCCGAGTTGTTAGATGTTTTGCCGGGCGCGCCGCTGATGCTAGAAAGCCGCCAGGCGTCTGACCCGGAGAGACGCCCTGTGGAATATGGGCAAGACTTATACCGGGGAGATCGCTTTCGTTTCATCACTGATATTGCGCCAAAGGAAAAATTATTGCGCGGCTAA